The Impatiens glandulifera chromosome 3, dImpGla2.1, whole genome shotgun sequence genome contains a region encoding:
- the LOC124930849 gene encoding auxin response factor 3-like: protein MYGFIDLNSVDNDDDDDTSPPPPPLDSPSSVCLELWHACAGPLISLPKIGTAVVYFPQGHLELVSDFPAPLLFDLPPHVFCRVVDVKLQAEAAIDDVYAQVFLVPDAEIEEKWRKGDVSAEYDDRGDQEHVDSGQTISTPHMFCKTLTASDTSTHGGFSVPRRAAEDCFPPLDYKQQRPSQELVAKDLHGTEWRFRHIYRGQPRRHLLTTGWSGFINRKKLVSGDAVLFLRGSDGELRLGIRRAAQFKTSNYCSASTNMNAVVHAISKGRVFNICYNPRAGLSDFLIPFNRFITSVTHPFVVGSRFMVCADAEDGADRRSAGVITGIGDMDPVRWPCSKWRCLMVRWDDRETPRNNRISPWEIKPSGFVSTSSSTGNNLKRSRIEHPLAQDYSKVLQGQEIITKLKRCSPMVGRVGLFESLGFSNNTNNRVLQGQEILSTSPFSPLPSVPASLFHQGSGNTRVLPSIIYNPSRFEPDLPVHPHRPCRLFGFPLTQAAPNNITRPTSQVVFPFVIQKNNSLAMTKLASDIPLDINVLQY, encoded by the exons ATGTATGGTTTCATCGATCTCAACTCCGTAGACAACGACGACGACGATGACACCTCGCCTCCACCGCCACCGCTCGATTCCCCTTCATCTGTCTGCTTAGAGCTGTGGCACGCTTGCGCTGGTCCTCTCATTTCCTTACCCAAAATTGGAACTGCCGTCGTTTACTTCCCACAGGGCCATCTCGAACTCGTCTCCGATTTTCCCGCCCCACTCCTATTCGATCTCCCTCCTCACGTTTTCTGTCGTGTTGTTGATGTTAAGCTTCAG GCAGAGGCAGCCATTGATGATGTTTATGCTCAAGTCTTTCTAGTTCCTGATGCTGag ATTGAGGAGAAATGGAGAAAAGGAGATGTTAGTGCAGAATATGATGATAGAGGAGATCAAGAACATGTTGATTCTGGTCAAACAATTAGCACGCCTCACATGTTCTGCAAAACTTTAACAGCTTCTGATACTAGCACTCATGGAGGTTTCTCTGTTCCTCGTCGGGCTGCAGAAGACTGTTTTCCTCCTTTG GATTATAAACAACAGAGACCATCTCAAGAGCTTGTTGCAAAAGATTTGCATGGAACTGAATGGAGGTTTCGCCATATATATCGAGGTCAACCTCGAAGGCATTTACTCACTACTGGATGGAGTGGATTTATCAACAGGAAGAAACTCGTCTCTGGAGATGCAGTCCTCTTTCTTAG AGGAAGTGATGGGGAGCTAAGATTGGGAATCAGAAGAGCAGCTCAATTTAAGACTAGTAATTATTGCTCTGCTTCAACAAATATGAATGCTGTTGTTCATGCCATATCTAAAGGAAGGGTCTTCAACATTTGTTACAATCCTAg GGCTGGTTTGTCTGATTTTCTAATACCTTTCAATAGATTCATTACAAGTGTTACACATCCCTTTGTTGTTGGATCGAGGTTCATGGTGTGTGCAGATGCAGAAGATGGAGCTGACCGAAG ATCTGCTGGAGTAATCACTGGAATTGGTGATATGGATCCTGTCCGATGGCCATGTTCAAAGTGGAGGTGTCTCATG GTAAGGTGGGACGATAGAGAAACACCCCGAAACAATAGAATTTCACCATGGGAAATTAAACCCTCAGGCTTTGTTTCCACCAGCAGCAGCACCGGTAACAACTTGAAAAGGAGTCGAATCGAACACCCATTAGCACAAGACTATAGTAAGGTCTTGCAAGGTCAAGAAATAATCACCAAACTAAAAAGGTGCAGCCCCATGGTGGGAAGAGTAGGACTTTTCGAGTCGTTGGGATTCAGCAACAACACCAACAATCGGGTCTTGCAAGGTCAAGAAATATTATCAACATCTCCTTTTTCGCCTTTACCATCTGTACCCGCTTCATTATTCCACCAAGGAAGTGGAAATACTCGTGTTTTACCTTCCATTATTTACAATCCTTCCAGATTTGAACCTGACCTACCTGTCCATCCCCATCGCCCTTGTAGATTGTTTGGTTTTCCCCTAACCCAGGCTGCCCCAAACAATATTACCAGACCCACTTCTCAAGTTGTTTTCCCTTTTGTGATCCAAAAGAACAACTCTTTGGCCATGACTAAACTAGCTAGTGATATTCCACTTGATATTAATGTGTTGCAATATTGA
- the LOC124932399 gene encoding glutaredoxin-C9-like, whose translation MQEAIAYKTWLFRPTSDAGSLTTPEVEERAPKTCRRTSSRSEKMVSENAVIVFGRRGCCMCCVAKTLLLGHGVNSPVVEIDEKEETMVMEELRMAGIGATAEMKFPAVFIGGRYFGGLERVMGAHISGELVPILKKAGALWL comes from the coding sequence atgcAAGAAGCAATTGCGTACAAGACGTGGCTTTTCCGGCCGACCTCCGACGCCGGTTCACTGACAACGCCGGAAGTAGAAGAAAGGGCACCCAAAACCTGCCGGAGAACGTCGTCGCGATCGGAGAAGATGGTGTCGGAGAATGCCGTGATCGTGTTCGGGCGGCGGGGTTGTTGCATGTGTTGCGTGGCCAAGACGCTATTACTCGGTCATGGGGTTAATTCGCCGGTCGTGGAGATTGATGAGAAAGAAGAGACGATGGTTATGGAGGAATTGAGGATGGCCGGAATCGGTGCAACCGCGGAGATGAAATTTCCGGCGGTTTTTATTGGGGGGAGATATTTTGGGGGGCTAGAGAGAGTTATGGGTGCTCATATTTCCGGTGAATTAGTTCCGATCTTGAAAAAGGCCGGAGCTTTGTGGCTTTGA